A DNA window from Barnesiella intestinihominis YIT 11860 contains the following coding sequences:
- a CDS encoding DUF6565 domain-containing protein, with the protein MKRFYQMGLIVAVISVLSFVSCGVHSKNSYLKEFKSFVDKVENTDFETEADWNEALKEYERFTTTYYEEYKDKLTEEDLVEIGRLQGRFMKASMTRGAKFIEKNFNDAMQQASGLLDGLFEVNEDEE; encoded by the coding sequence ATGAAACGTTTTTATCAAATGGGTTTAATTGTTGCGGTGATTTCAGTATTATCGTTCGTATCGTGCGGCGTGCACAGTAAAAATTCGTATTTGAAAGAGTTCAAATCGTTTGTGGATAAGGTGGAGAATACCGATTTCGAAACCGAGGCGGATTGGAATGAGGCATTGAAAGAGTACGAGCGGTTTACCACAACGTATTATGAAGAGTATAAAGATAAACTGACCGAAGAAGATTTAGTGGAGATTGGACGCTTGCAGGGACGTTTTATGAAAGCTTCGATGACAAGAGGTGCTAAATTTATCGAAAAAAATTTCAATGATGCCATGCAACAGGCATCCGGATTACTCGATGGTCTATTCGAAGTGAATGAAGACGAAGAATAA
- a CDS encoding riboflavin synthase has protein sequence MFSGIVEEAAPIVALKRDNGNLHLTLKSSFAHELKIDQSVAHNGVCLTVVNIEGDHYTVTAIQETLERSNLGTLSVGDKVNLERSMLMNGRLDGHIVQGHVDQTARCTKIDLVDGSRYYTFTYDLNPEMAAKGYMTVEKGSVTVNGVSLTVCNSQDNSFQVAIIPYTYEHTNFHQIKEGSIVNLEFDIIGKYISRIMHFEKD, from the coding sequence ATGTTTTCAGGAATTGTCGAAGAAGCCGCTCCCATCGTTGCCTTGAAACGGGATAACGGGAATTTGCACCTTACGCTCAAAAGTTCGTTCGCTCACGAATTGAAAATCGACCAAAGCGTCGCTCACAACGGCGTGTGCCTCACGGTCGTAAACATCGAAGGAGATCACTATACGGTCACTGCCATACAAGAAACCCTCGAACGCAGCAACTTAGGGACTCTCTCTGTCGGAGACAAAGTGAATCTCGAACGTAGCATGCTCATGAACGGCCGCCTCGACGGACACATCGTGCAAGGCCATGTGGACCAGACAGCCCGCTGCACAAAAATCGATCTTGTCGACGGAAGCCGATACTATACCTTCACCTACGACCTCAATCCCGAAATGGCTGCCAAAGGCTATATGACCGTAGAGAAAGGATCGGTTACCGTGAACGGGGTAAGCCTCACCGTATGCAACTCGCAAGACAACAGTTTCCAAGTGGCGATCATTCCCTACACCTACGAGCATACCAATTTCCACCAAATCAAGGAAGGCAGTATAGTGAACCTCGAATTCGACATTATCGGCAAATACATCAGCCGTATCATGCACTTCGAAAAAGATTAG
- a CDS encoding nitroreductase family protein, producing MDIYEIINHRQSDRQYDPERPVEPEKIRRILEAARIAPSACNAQPWHFIVVDEPELRNQVADAVASRILGMNHFTKQAPVHILVVEERPNFTSGIGGLIKDKQFPLLDIGIAAAHITLAATAEGLGSCILGWFDEKAVRKLLHIPDKKRVILDIVVGYSTQPLREKKRKSADEVISYNKY from the coding sequence ATGGATATCTACGAAATTATCAACCACCGGCAAAGCGACCGCCAGTACGATCCCGAACGTCCGGTCGAACCCGAAAAAATACGGCGTATTCTCGAAGCCGCCCGTATAGCACCCTCGGCCTGCAATGCGCAACCGTGGCACTTCATCGTAGTGGACGAACCCGAGTTGCGAAACCAAGTGGCCGATGCCGTGGCCAGCCGCATATTGGGCATGAACCACTTCACCAAACAGGCTCCCGTGCATATCCTTGTCGTGGAGGAGCGACCCAATTTCACATCGGGCATAGGCGGGCTCATCAAGGACAAACAATTTCCGCTGCTCGACATCGGTATAGCTGCCGCACACATCACCCTCGCCGCCACTGCCGAAGGATTGGGCAGTTGCATACTCGGTTGGTTCGACGAGAAAGCCGTGCGTAAACTACTGCATATTCCCGATAAGAAACGAGTCATTCTCGACATCGTAGTGGGATACTCCACCCAACCGCTTCGGGAGAAAAAACGAAAATCTGCCGACGAGGTGATTTCGTATAATAAGTATTGA
- a CDS encoding 1,4-dihydroxy-2-naphthoate polyprenyltransferase → MVKDWISAARPRTLPASASPVIAASAYAFYAGTFRWVPAVLCLLFALLAQVASNMANDYFDYVKGSDKAGRVGPRRAVASGDITPRAMLMGTFCVLGVACAVGLGLVFFAGWQLIPIGVIIAVFALAYTAGPYPLAYHGLGDVTVFLFFGLVAVNMTYYVQALQFDADVFLLSIAMGLLSINILLVNNYRDMEEDAAANKRTTVVLFGRRFALWWYFVNGVIAVLLLLPCLADFGIVYIFLPAIVYLFLHIKTGLAIKQRVGEALNPLLGATARNLLVFTILVSVVWICKGLGL, encoded by the coding sequence ATGGTTAAGGATTGGATTTCGGCGGCTCGTCCGCGCACGCTGCCGGCATCGGCCAGCCCGGTGATCGCCGCTTCGGCTTATGCCTTTTATGCCGGTACATTTCGTTGGGTTCCCGCCGTGTTGTGTTTGTTGTTCGCTTTATTGGCACAAGTCGCCTCTAATATGGCGAACGACTACTTCGATTATGTGAAGGGGAGCGATAAAGCCGGTAGGGTAGGACCTCGTCGAGCCGTCGCTTCGGGCGATATAACTCCGCGAGCCATGCTTATGGGTACATTCTGCGTTTTAGGAGTGGCTTGTGCGGTAGGATTGGGACTTGTTTTTTTTGCCGGTTGGCAGTTGATACCGATAGGTGTGATTATAGCGGTGTTTGCATTGGCCTATACGGCAGGTCCTTATCCGTTGGCCTATCACGGATTGGGCGATGTAACCGTGTTTTTGTTTTTCGGTCTGGTTGCTGTGAACATGACCTATTATGTACAGGCTTTACAGTTCGATGCAGATGTGTTTCTGCTGTCGATCGCTATGGGATTGTTGTCTATAAATATTCTGTTGGTGAATAATTATCGGGACATGGAAGAAGACGCTGCGGCGAATAAACGAACGACGGTGGTGCTGTTCGGGAGGCGTTTTGCTTTGTGGTGGTATTTTGTGAACGGGGTGATCGCCGTTTTGTTGCTTTTACCTTGTTTGGCAGATTTCGGAATCGTGTATATATTTTTACCAGCCATTGTATATCTGTTTCTTCATATAAAGACAGGGTTGGCGATTAAGCAGCGGGTGGGTGAGGCATTGAATCCCCTGCTGGGAGCGACGGCTCGGAATCTACTCGTTTTTACGATTTTGGTTTCTGTGGTGTGGATATGTAAAGGATTAGGATTATGA
- a CDS encoding polysaccharide biosynthesis/export family protein → MKINVLSAIVLLLVVSSCSTSKTAYFENLDIEEMSGKMDVGNYELRIAPDDMLSITVSSVVPDAAAPYNLPAVSYSEPGKQELTIVPNLQVYTVDKNGYIYFPIVGRIRAEGMTRNELSKFIEDKIRPELKDPFVLVQFMNFKVVVLGEVKTPGQISVQTERMSILDAIGAAGDLTIYGERKNVLLMREENGKRIFHRFDLTDQSLFESPYFYLRQNDVVYVMPNKAQRNNSNYNQLAQYRISVVGTVVSAISVLASLAIALFIK, encoded by the coding sequence ATGAAAATAAATGTGTTAAGTGCTATTGTCTTATTGCTTGTGGTTTCTTCCTGTTCAACCAGTAAGACTGCTTATTTTGAAAATTTGGATATCGAAGAGATGAGCGGAAAGATGGATGTAGGCAATTATGAATTGCGAATAGCTCCCGACGATATGCTATCGATAACGGTTTCGTCGGTTGTTCCCGATGCAGCCGCTCCTTATAATTTACCGGCTGTTTCCTATTCTGAGCCGGGGAAGCAAGAGCTGACGATTGTGCCTAATTTACAAGTCTATACGGTAGATAAAAATGGCTATATCTATTTCCCGATAGTAGGGCGTATTCGAGCCGAAGGAATGACCCGCAATGAACTGTCGAAGTTTATAGAGGATAAAATTCGTCCTGAGCTGAAAGATCCTTTTGTATTGGTACAATTCATGAATTTTAAAGTCGTTGTACTGGGCGAAGTGAAAACCCCGGGGCAGATATCGGTACAAACAGAGCGTATGTCGATACTCGATGCCATAGGTGCGGCAGGAGATTTGACTATCTATGGTGAACGGAAAAATGTATTGTTGATGCGGGAAGAAAATGGTAAGCGGATTTTTCATCGTTTCGATTTGACCGATCAATCTCTATTTGAATCGCCCTATTTTTATTTAAGACAGAACGATGTCGTTTACGTTATGCCGAATAAAGCACAGCGAAATAATTCGAATTACAATCAATTGGCACAATATCGCATATCTGTGGTGGGTACTGTTGTGAGTGCCATCTCGGTGTTGGCATCGTTGGCGATAGCGTTGTTCATTAAGTAA
- a CDS encoding glycosyltransferase produces MDLNFSWDFSTPEIYCLGILILIWIIEIIYQFYLFNRPFHFYQKEKNGKIEYTHQYPAVSVIVYAQNDAENLVKYMPKILNQAYPEFEVIVVNDDSTDDSKDILSVLETQYKNLYHTYVPEGSRNLSHKKLALTLGIKAARYDIVVFTNANCDPRNNEWLATIARNFVPGIDIVLGYTAIERKEKEKFSFWYCSYDQLLFSIRYLSFALINRPYMGVSSNMAYRKELFFKNKGFSKFLHLHYGDDDLFINEIANRTNTRVEISEAGQMTATYQDNYEAWKELKLQYDFTSKYLHTTAKSIFGIAKFFDYAFDILFVCLWVEGIIHNWTTAVLASILALSLFSIKVIVYRRAAKILRKPRLFFSLPFFSFIQPCINLYFKVIGSVTRKKNFTWR; encoded by the coding sequence ATGGATTTAAACTTTTCTTGGGATTTTTCTACCCCAGAAATATATTGCTTGGGGATACTGATTCTGATTTGGATTATCGAAATAATCTATCAATTTTATCTTTTCAATCGCCCCTTTCACTTTTATCAAAAAGAAAAAAACGGAAAAATAGAATATACCCACCAATATCCTGCGGTATCGGTAATCGTTTATGCCCAAAACGATGCCGAAAACCTCGTTAAATACATGCCCAAAATTCTAAATCAGGCATACCCCGAATTCGAAGTCATCGTAGTCAATGACGATTCAACCGACGATTCCAAAGACATACTCTCCGTTTTGGAGACGCAATATAAAAATCTATACCACACCTACGTACCGGAAGGATCGCGCAACCTAAGCCATAAAAAACTGGCTCTGACCCTCGGTATAAAAGCCGCTCGATACGATATAGTCGTATTCACAAACGCCAATTGCGATCCAAGAAACAACGAATGGTTGGCCACTATCGCCCGAAACTTCGTTCCCGGAATCGACATTGTTTTAGGCTATACGGCCATTGAACGAAAGGAAAAAGAAAAATTCTCTTTCTGGTATTGCTCTTATGACCAACTGTTATTTTCTATCCGATATTTGTCTTTCGCCCTCATCAATCGGCCTTATATGGGAGTAAGTTCCAACATGGCATACCGTAAAGAATTATTCTTCAAAAATAAAGGGTTTTCCAAATTTCTACATCTGCACTACGGAGACGACGACCTGTTCATCAACGAGATAGCCAACCGAACCAACACCCGTGTAGAAATATCCGAAGCGGGACAAATGACCGCGACTTATCAGGATAACTACGAAGCATGGAAAGAATTGAAGCTACAATACGACTTTACTTCCAAATACCTTCATACCACAGCCAAATCGATATTCGGCATAGCTAAGTTCTTTGATTATGCTTTCGATATTCTGTTCGTTTGTCTATGGGTAGAGGGCATCATACATAATTGGACAACCGCTGTTTTGGCCTCGATACTGGCCTTGTCTTTATTCTCGATCAAAGTCATCGTCTATCGACGGGCTGCAAAAATACTCCGCAAACCGAGACTTTTTTTCTCCTTACCGTTCTTTTCCTTCATACAACCATGTATAAACCTTTATTTCAAGGTAATAGGTTCTGTAACGAGAAAAAAGAATTTCACGTGGCGATAA
- a CDS encoding glutaredoxin family protein, whose product MKPIKLFYQARCPFCKRAFNYIDELKKRPVYKDIVIETIEETEHPDIADQYDYYYVPTFYIADEKVHEGGIYPNEVEAIFKKALVQE is encoded by the coding sequence ATGAAGCCCATCAAATTATTCTATCAAGCTCGTTGCCCATTTTGTAAACGGGCATTCAATTACATCGACGAATTGAAAAAACGTCCCGTATATAAAGACATTGTCATCGAAACCATTGAAGAAACCGAACACCCCGATATTGCAGACCAATATGATTACTATTACGTTCCAACGTTTTACATCGCAGACGAAAAGGTGCACGAGGGCGGTATCTATCCCAATGAAGTCGAAGCTATTTTCAAAAAGGCTTTGGTACAAGAGTAA
- a CDS encoding Hsp20/alpha crystallin family protein, whose amino-acid sequence MTPAKHQQNWLPGIFNDFFGNEWIAKTSSAAPAINIVETEKEYEVQIAAPGITKDDFDITVDKENHLVVTVEHKQEESEKDKKGRYLRREFSYSQFQQTLILPDNVNTDAIEAHQNNGVLTVMIPKKQTPMMAEKKKIMVK is encoded by the coding sequence ATGACACCTGCAAAGCATCAACAAAACTGGCTCCCCGGAATTTTTAACGATTTCTTCGGAAATGAATGGATCGCTAAAACTAGCAGTGCGGCTCCGGCCATTAATATTGTAGAAACGGAAAAGGAATATGAGGTCCAAATTGCAGCACCGGGTATTACCAAAGACGACTTCGATATAACGGTCGACAAAGAAAATCATTTGGTCGTTACGGTAGAGCACAAACAAGAGGAAAGCGAAAAGGATAAAAAAGGACGTTATTTGCGCCGAGAATTTTCGTATTCGCAATTTCAACAGACTTTGATTTTACCGGATAATGTCAATACGGATGCCATTGAAGCACATCAGAACAACGGTGTATTGACAGTGATGATTCCGAAAAAGCAAACTCCTATGATGGCAGAAAAAAAGAAAATTATGGTAAAATAA
- a CDS encoding DUF4435 domain-containing protein: MEILLPKRNDSAQTEKLLSRTVTVVGANGAGKSRFGVEIARRIQDHAFWLSAQKALCIMPPHEVWPGSIEAMYQEFMEYSYYVSKDTPTEFDQLLFLLLSEECRNLFEYKFKTPKGGHIDFPETRLDRVQKLWERVFPRNKMLRAEGRLLIQSENSEPFNPLRLSSGEKAVLYYIAGVLFAMPNAVILVEDPEFYLHHSIMKSLWDSIENLRKDCTFVYLTHDLDFAASRVESTCIWVRSFDADRMSWDYEFIRNDDSFPEGMYLDILGSRKPVLFIEGAATGSIDVKLYPYIFPEYTVKPLGGCNKVIEATRAFADLKEIHHLESRGIVDRDRRTEREVEYLRSRHVYVPEVAEVENLLMLEGVIRSVARRMKRNENKVFEIVKNNVIQLFAQEIESQALLHTRHRIRRDLEYKIDRRFNDIGSFEDHIDHLTDDTDVRGLYNMICSQFRTFVKNRDYRSILKVYNQKSMLTNSNVCNLCGLANKDKYLRVILSILREDRPEAEGIRSTIRACFGLDKEESHG, translated from the coding sequence ATGGAAATATTGCTCCCGAAAAGAAACGATAGCGCACAAACCGAAAAACTGTTGTCGCGGACGGTAACGGTCGTTGGCGCGAATGGAGCCGGAAAAAGCCGGTTCGGAGTGGAAATAGCTCGACGGATACAAGACCATGCTTTTTGGCTTTCGGCTCAAAAGGCATTGTGCATTATGCCGCCTCACGAAGTTTGGCCGGGGTCTATCGAAGCCATGTATCAGGAGTTTATGGAGTATTCTTACTATGTATCGAAGGATACCCCTACCGAATTCGACCAGTTGCTTTTCTTGCTGTTGAGCGAGGAGTGCCGCAATCTGTTCGAGTATAAATTCAAAACGCCAAAGGGGGGGCATATCGACTTCCCCGAGACTCGTTTGGATAGAGTTCAAAAGCTGTGGGAACGGGTTTTCCCGAGAAATAAAATGTTGCGGGCCGAGGGGCGTTTGTTGATTCAAAGCGAGAATTCGGAGCCTTTCAATCCTTTGCGACTGAGTTCGGGGGAGAAGGCGGTGCTCTATTATATAGCAGGTGTGCTGTTTGCTATGCCCAATGCTGTGATTTTGGTGGAAGATCCTGAATTCTATCTGCACCATTCCATTATGAAATCGCTGTGGGATTCGATTGAGAACTTGCGCAAGGATTGTACTTTTGTTTATCTGACGCACGATTTGGATTTCGCGGCTTCGCGTGTCGAGAGTACTTGTATTTGGGTCCGTTCGTTCGATGCCGACCGCATGAGTTGGGACTATGAGTTTATCCGTAACGACGACTCTTTTCCCGAAGGCATGTATTTGGATATATTGGGCAGCCGCAAACCGGTATTGTTTATCGAGGGAGCAGCTACCGGAAGTATCGATGTGAAACTCTATCCCTATATTTTCCCTGAATACACCGTGAAGCCGTTGGGTGGTTGTAATAAGGTAATAGAAGCGACAAGGGCTTTTGCCGATTTGAAGGAGATACACCATCTCGAATCTAGGGGAATTGTCGACAGGGATCGGCGGACGGAGCGAGAAGTCGAGTATTTGCGCAGTCGTCATGTGTATGTGCCCGAAGTAGCGGAAGTGGAGAATCTGTTAATGCTCGAAGGGGTGATTCGCTCGGTTGCCCGACGTATGAAACGAAACGAGAACAAAGTATTCGAAATAGTAAAAAACAATGTCATTCAGTTGTTCGCACAAGAGATAGAGTCGCAGGCATTGTTACATACCCGTCACCGCATACGGCGTGATTTGGAATATAAAATCGACCGGAGGTTCAACGATATCGGTTCGTTCGAGGACCATATCGACCATTTGACGGACGATACCGATGTACGCGGACTTTATAATATGATTTGCAGTCAATTCCGTACATTTGTCAAGAACAGAGATTACCGGTCGATATTGAAGGTTTACAATCAGAAGTCGATGTTGACGAACAGTAATGTCTGTAACCTGTGCGGATTGGCGAATAAAGATAAATATTTGAGGGTGATACTTTCCATATTGCGGGAAGATAGACCGGAAGCCGAGGGCATACGCTCTACGATACGGGCCTGTTTCGGATTGGATAAAGAAGAGTCTCATGGTTAA